AAGGGCTGGAACACGGAAAACTACGGCGCGCCACTGTCGGATCAGGACCCTTACGGCGCGGACCCGTCGGGGACATTCCTGAACCGTGTGCACAGCTACGAGGTGACGCCGGCGCAGGGCACGGCGCAACTGGTTCACTTTCCCAAATCCTGCCTGCATTGCGAAGATGCGCCCTGCGTCACCGTCTGCCCCACCGGTGCCAGCTACAAACGCGCCGAGGACGGCATCGTGCTGGTCAACGAGAGCGACTGCATCGGCTGCGGCCTGTGCGCCTGGGCCTGCCCCTACGGCGCGCGCGAAATGGATGTCGCCGAAGGCGTGATGAAGAAATGCACGCTTTGCGTCGATCGCATCTACAACGAAAACCTCCCCGAAGTGGACCGCACACCGGCCTGTGTGCGCACCTGTCCCGCCGGTGCGCGCCATTTCGGCGATCTCGGTGATCCCAACAGCGCCGTCAGCCAGCTCGTGGCCGAGCGCGGCGGTGTCGACCTGATGCCCGAACAGGGCACCAAGCCGGTCAACAAATACCTGCCGCCCCGCCCGAAGGACACGCTGTCGCAGACGGCGGAGGAGATCGACATCCTCGCGCCCTTCCTCGAGCCCGTGGCGCAGGACACAAAGGGCTTTCTGGGCTGGCTCGACAAGACGCTGGAGAAACTCTGATGCATCCCGCGCCTTCCGTCATCATCTTCTCCACCTTCTCGGGGCTCGGCTTCGGTCTGCTGGTGTTCCTCGGTCTTGGGATGCCCGGCGCCACCGGCTGGACCGCTTTCGCGTTTTTCACGATCGCCTATCTTCTCGCGGTGGGCGGGCTTGTTTCCTCCACCTTCCATCTCGGCCATCCGGAACGCGCGCTGAAGGCCTTCACACAGTGGCGGACAAGCTGGCTCAGCCGCGAGGCATGGTGCGCCGTCGTGGCGCTGCTGGTGATGGCAGTCTACGGGGCGGGGCTGGTCTTTTTCGGCCAACGCTGGACGATCGTCGGGCTGATCGGGGCGGCGGCATCACTTGCGACTGTCTTCACGACCTCGATGATCTACGGGCAACTGCGCACCGTGCCGCGCTGGCACACCCCGCTGACGCCCGCGAATTTCCTGTCCCTGTGCCTTGCCGGCGGGGCGCTTCTGTCGGGGCAGGTTGTCTGGGCGGTGCTGCTGCTGGTTCTGGCGGCTGCGGTACAGGCGTTCACGTGGATCCGCGGCGACGGCGCTTTGGCCGCAAGCGGCACCGATATGGACAGTGCGACGCGGCTGGGCCAGATGGGCCGCGTGCGCGCCTTCGAGCCTCCGCATACGGGCACCAATTACCTGCTGCGCGAATTCGTCTTTGTCATTGGCCGCAAGCACAGCCGCAAGCTCAGGCTCATCGCGCTTGTCCTGATGGCCGGCGCGCCCATCGTTCTGCTGATGCTGCCTTTCAACCATTTCATGGCGCTTCTGGCCGTCGTCGCGCATATCGCGGGCGTGCTCTGCGCGCGCTGGCTGTTCTTTGCGGAAGCCGAACATGTGGTTGGGCTCTACTACGGTAAAAGATGATCCTTCCCGACATCATCCTGCGGCCCGCAGATCCTGCGGATGCAGCGGCGCTGACGCGGCTTGTCTACCGGTCCAAGCGGTCCAACGGCTACGACGACGCCTTCATGGCGGCCTGCGCCGAGGAATTGCGCATCCGCCCGGGCGATGTCCTGACAATGCGCTTCTGGCTGACGGAACGCGCGGGCGTGCCGCTGGGCTGCGCGGCGCTGCGCAGACGCGACAAGGTGACCGGCACAGTGCACGCATTCTTCATCGATCCGGATCACAAACGGATGGGGCTTGGCAGGATGCTCTGGCGCCGCCTGCACCGCGAGGCGCTGGGCATGGGGCTGGCGCGGCTCACGCTCGATGCCGATCCGGCGGCGGTGCCATTCTACATGTCGCTGGGATTCAACTGGATCGCCGATGTCCCTTCGGGCTCTGTGCCCGGACGCCACCTGCCGCGCCTTGCGCGCAACCTGCCCTGAGCTGTCGCGCGAAAGGCTCTCTTCCGGCCCCGTAGCCCGCCCGAAACCCGCGCGGGAGGAGGCTGCCCCCCACCCGCAGGTTCCCGCGATAAGGCGCTAGATCAGCCCCGCGTGGCGCAGACCTGCGTCCACCAGCGCGCGGGTGCTGTCGCTGAGACCGGTCAGGGGCAGACGCACCTCTTCCGAACACAGCCCCAGACGCGACATCGCGTATTTCACACCGACAAGACCCGGCTCGGCAAAGATCGCCTTGTGCAGCGGCATCAGCAGGTCCTGAATGTTCAGCGCCGTTGCGTAGTCGCCCTTGGCGCAGGCTGCCTGCATCTCTGCCAGCAGCTTCGGTGCGACATTCGCCGTCACCGAGATGCAGCCGACCCCGCCCTGCGCGTTGAAGCCGTGGGCTGTCGCATCCTCGCCCGACAGCTGGATGAAATCGCGCCCGCAGGTCAGGCGTGTGTCACAGACGCGCGCCAGATCGCCTGTCGCGTCCTTGACGCCGACGATCCGCTCCAGCTTGGCCAGTTCGCCCATTGTTTCGGGCGTCATGTCGATCACCGACCGGCCCGGAATGTTGTAGATGATGATCGGCAGCGAGCAGCTGTCGTGGACAGCGGTGAAATGCGCGATCAGGCCGCGCTGGGTCGGCTTGTTGTAATAGGGCGTGACGACAAGGATGCCGTCAGCGCCGACCTTCTCCGCGTGCTGGGCAAAGCGGATGGCTTCAAGCGTGTTGTTGCTGCCCGCGCCCGCGATCACGGGAACGCGTCCGGCTGCCGCTTTGACGACTTCTTCGACCACGCGTTCGTGTTCTTCGTGGGTCAGGGTCGGCGATTCGCCGGTAGTGCCTACCGGGACGAACCCGTTGGTTCCCTCGCCGATGTGCCATTCGATGAGTTTTTTCAGCGTTTCGATATCCAGCTCGCCGCCTTGAAACGGCGTGACGAGGGCAGGCATGGAACCTGTGAACATGTGCACGCTCCTTTGTTGTGCTGGAGACCGAAAGGGCCACCGTGAAAAGACTGGGGACAAGACATCAAGACCCCGTGAAAAGAAACGCCCCCCGTTTGAACCCTTCGGGCGATGCGCTATGGTCTATCGCTCTACCTTTAGCGAGATAGGAAATG
Above is a genomic segment from Sulfitobacter sp. HNIBRBA3233 containing:
- a CDS encoding 4Fe-4S dicluster domain-containing protein; the protein is MTELPATTAKKLGLVIDLDTCVGCHACVISCKGWNTENYGAPLSDQDPYGADPSGTFLNRVHSYEVTPAQGTAQLVHFPKSCLHCEDAPCVTVCPTGASYKRAEDGIVLVNESDCIGCGLCAWACPYGAREMDVAEGVMKKCTLCVDRIYNENLPEVDRTPACVRTCPAGARHFGDLGDPNSAVSQLVAERGGVDLMPEQGTKPVNKYLPPRPKDTLSQTAEEIDILAPFLEPVAQDTKGFLGWLDKTLEKL
- a CDS encoding dimethyl sulfoxide reductase anchor subunit family protein → MHPAPSVIIFSTFSGLGFGLLVFLGLGMPGATGWTAFAFFTIAYLLAVGGLVSSTFHLGHPERALKAFTQWRTSWLSREAWCAVVALLVMAVYGAGLVFFGQRWTIVGLIGAAASLATVFTTSMIYGQLRTVPRWHTPLTPANFLSLCLAGGALLSGQVVWAVLLLVLAAAVQAFTWIRGDGALAASGTDMDSATRLGQMGRVRAFEPPHTGTNYLLREFVFVIGRKHSRKLRLIALVLMAGAPIVLLMLPFNHFMALLAVVAHIAGVLCARWLFFAEAEHVVGLYYGKR
- a CDS encoding GNAT family N-acetyltransferase codes for the protein MILPDIILRPADPADAAALTRLVYRSKRSNGYDDAFMAACAEELRIRPGDVLTMRFWLTERAGVPLGCAALRRRDKVTGTVHAFFIDPDHKRMGLGRMLWRRLHREALGMGLARLTLDADPAAVPFYMSLGFNWIADVPSGSVPGRHLPRLARNLP
- the dapA gene encoding 4-hydroxy-tetrahydrodipicolinate synthase, coding for MFTGSMPALVTPFQGGELDIETLKKLIEWHIGEGTNGFVPVGTTGESPTLTHEEHERVVEEVVKAAAGRVPVIAGAGSNNTLEAIRFAQHAEKVGADGILVVTPYYNKPTQRGLIAHFTAVHDSCSLPIIIYNIPGRSVIDMTPETMGELAKLERIVGVKDATGDLARVCDTRLTCGRDFIQLSGEDATAHGFNAQGGVGCISVTANVAPKLLAEMQAACAKGDYATALNIQDLLMPLHKAIFAEPGLVGVKYAMSRLGLCSEEVRLPLTGLSDSTRALVDAGLRHAGLI